From the genome of Patescibacteria group bacterium, one region includes:
- a CDS encoding GNAT family N-acetyltransferase, which translates to MSERILLGQGDLDKKAHEEVPVGLLENALLLKNREKNSAQAVRAWIAGDQNRLAAVEVALAEKVQDEHEISFATLELLGEIEQERGLVFVNEKLAWNLEMNPDLFSGDAVRYIQENIRGTNPEANLAFHKFLDFVHQQAVTVQDPPLRQKLNSAKQLHSRRGFFLDFCYLAERELPNCRNYLIQKHVQDILETWRQAGSKKKGALPGIAGGASDQTIYTFSHVGESYRNALKLGINRGYPLAHPVLPISPGYYAQYSNGIVEDVYREQGEVSIEEKERQYISQNDPSDEYIYDEINSFNRSNPGPNRRGPSNGLPLFQNIWDFDKHLKASGRTFYYDISRITNTDLHPVVVGDFYTRNQQYRHTLGEKENTSQPISYDDFMRQLYPAGELTEEKLYHYKNLSKLHMRKKIEDDFGFDLSQSDLWTQRMFLEFLETRDIENVQKLQKFVKEFGSAGLKTFLSLEYGPEFGDDIIALGEKLPKAEAEKIFAKYGELVDATTEAETALRENFPKSQVTPELVSAARESLLKKGRDMLVSFSAQVKASGQAGQALSIPNLERELELLRGNAALFAVGFKELSMRGEKLNLAEIKGDVTFEQGVSPETFSPADRERMKELYRINYAKTPIFQKKLIEGFDRVLNEPDNQFYVLRYGGVIEGFYRLEITPQDTLYFGAFNLNPKYAGSGIGEALMRQSLDVRAKEAIVKASCTATLPIASNYIERGFVGTKTEQVDEVYSMNIIRHDTKENLFRSKDLTEQQIMETCETTSDFVCRKVPLGQLSSKDFSLLEEQATDGASQFVLTRYIRDKQSKQNASAYLVFEKTTQDTLDNFSTPEKPLRFSHQE; encoded by the coding sequence ATGTCTGAACGAATACTTTTGGGACAAGGTGATCTCGACAAAAAGGCGCACGAAGAAGTACCAGTTGGCCTTTTAGAGAATGCTTTACTTTTAAAAAATAGAGAAAAAAATTCTGCGCAGGCCGTTCGAGCATGGATTGCTGGTGATCAGAATAGGCTCGCGGCGGTTGAAGTCGCGTTGGCTGAGAAGGTTCAAGATGAACATGAAATAAGTTTCGCAACGCTTGAACTTTTGGGGGAAATTGAGCAAGAACGGGGACTTGTTTTTGTAAATGAAAAACTAGCTTGGAATTTAGAAATGAACCCCGATCTTTTTTCTGGTGATGCAGTGCGGTACATTCAAGAAAACATTCGAGGCACTAATCCTGAGGCCAATCTCGCATTTCACAAGTTTCTAGATTTTGTCCACCAACAGGCCGTCACCGTTCAGGACCCACCCCTTAGGCAAAAACTTAACAGCGCGAAGCAGCTTCACTCTAGAAGAGGGTTTTTTCTAGATTTTTGTTATTTGGCTGAGCGGGAACTTCCAAATTGTCGCAATTATCTCATTCAAAAACACGTTCAGGATATTTTAGAGACGTGGCGACAAGCAGGTTCAAAAAAGAAAGGTGCACTTCCAGGGATAGCTGGCGGTGCAAGTGATCAAACGATATATACGTTTTCTCATGTTGGGGAGTCATATAGAAACGCTTTGAAATTAGGCATCAATAGAGGTTACCCGCTAGCTCATCCCGTCCTTCCCATTTCTCCCGGATACTATGCTCAATATAGCAACGGCATAGTTGAAGATGTGTATCGCGAGCAAGGTGAGGTTTCAATAGAAGAAAAAGAGCGCCAGTATATTTCACAAAATGATCCGAGCGATGAATATATTTATGATGAAATAAATTCATTCAATAGATCCAACCCAGGCCCCAACAGGAGAGGTCCGTCCAATGGTCTGCCATTATTCCAAAACATCTGGGATTTCGATAAACACTTGAAGGCAAGTGGGAGGACTTTTTATTATGACATCTCTAGAATTACCAACACGGATTTACATCCAGTTGTAGTCGGAGACTTTTATACAAGAAACCAACAGTACCGGCACACCCTAGGAGAAAAAGAAAACACTTCCCAGCCAATTTCTTACGATGATTTTATGCGTCAACTATATCCAGCAGGGGAATTGACTGAAGAAAAATTGTATCACTACAAAAACCTGAGCAAGCTCCATATGCGAAAAAAAATCGAAGATGATTTCGGTTTTGATTTGTCGCAATCAGATTTGTGGACTCAGCGGATGTTTTTGGAGTTTTTAGAAACCCGAGATATTGAGAATGTGCAAAAACTTCAAAAATTTGTAAAAGAGTTCGGCTCAGCTGGTCTCAAAACCTTCCTTTCTCTTGAATACGGTCCGGAATTTGGTGACGACATCATTGCACTCGGAGAAAAATTACCGAAAGCCGAAGCAGAAAAGATTTTTGCTAAGTATGGAGAATTGGTCGATGCAACCACAGAAGCAGAAACTGCTTTACGTGAAAATTTTCCCAAGTCTCAAGTCACCCCAGAACTTGTTTCAGCCGCTCGAGAAAGTCTCTTAAAAAAGGGAAGAGACATGCTGGTTTCGTTCTCGGCGCAGGTCAAAGCCTCCGGTCAAGCTGGGCAAGCATTGTCTATCCCTAATCTAGAAAGAGAGCTTGAGCTATTGCGTGGAAACGCCGCGCTTTTCGCTGTGGGGTTTAAAGAGCTGTCGATGCGGGGAGAAAAATTAAATCTGGCTGAAATTAAAGGCGATGTCACCTTTGAGCAAGGGGTTTCTCCAGAAACATTTTCTCCTGCTGATCGAGAGCGGATGAAAGAATTGTATCGTATAAATTATGCCAAAACTCCCATATTCCAGAAAAAACTCATTGAAGGGTTTGACCGTGTATTGAATGAGCCCGACAACCAATTTTATGTCTTACGATATGGGGGAGTTATCGAAGGTTTTTATCGTCTTGAAATAACGCCGCAAGACACGCTTTATTTTGGAGCCTTCAACTTAAATCCCAAGTACGCTGGTTCCGGTATCGGTGAAGCCTTAATGCGACAGTCTCTCGACGTACGGGCGAAAGAGGCAATCGTCAAGGCTAGTTGCACCGCTACTTTGCCAATCGCATCAAACTATATCGAGCGAGGTTTTGTCGGTACTAAAACAGAACAGGTGGATGAAGTGTATTCCATGAATATTATTCGCCACGATACCAAGGAAAATTTGTTTCGTTCAAAAGACCTCACAGAGCAGCAGATTATGGAAACCTGCGAAACCACTTCCGACTTTGTTTGCCGCAAAGTTCCATTGGGGCAACTTTCTTCCAAGGACTTTTCTCTCCTCGAAGAACAAGCCACAGACGGCGCTTCACAATTTGTTCTTACTCGTTACATTCGAGATAAGCAGAGTAAACAAAATGCGAGTGCATACCTTGTGTTTGAAAAAACCACTCAGGATACTTTAGATAACTTTTCTACTCCCGAGAAGCCGCTACGGTTTTCTCATCAGGAATAA
- a CDS encoding helix-turn-helix domain-containing protein produces MENIQYEKFLGELGLNKEQSLVYESLLKNGLMPARVVAQKSGVKRSLAYKILEQLIVFGLVEKRDNVGKITLFFPTHPGKLRDLLQKREEAIKTAEASLGGIMGKMVSDFNLLSGKPNVQFYEGMDGMKKVLEDSLTAQSEIYAYSDIISIEKYISEINKDYVAKRRKFNTKKKGLIFDSPEARKLLQNYNPDITENKFIAFPTAPSHTIMQIYDNKVSYITLTENQKIGVIIEDSRIAALHRNLFEYQWKIIPDEKTVAASRE; encoded by the coding sequence ATGGAAAACATTCAATACGAAAAATTTTTAGGAGAACTCGGGCTCAATAAAGAGCAGTCCTTGGTGTATGAATCCTTACTAAAAAACGGCCTTATGCCAGCCCGAGTGGTAGCGCAAAAATCGGGGGTAAAAAGAAGCCTTGCGTACAAAATACTAGAACAGTTGATAGTCTTTGGTTTGGTAGAAAAAAGGGATAACGTTGGAAAGATCACACTCTTCTTCCCTACCCACCCAGGAAAGCTCCGCGATCTTCTGCAAAAACGCGAAGAAGCTATAAAAACCGCAGAGGCGAGTCTTGGCGGAATCATGGGAAAAATGGTTTCTGATTTTAATCTGCTATCGGGAAAACCTAACGTGCAATTTTATGAGGGGATGGATGGTATGAAAAAAGTGTTGGAAGATTCGCTCACCGCTCAATCAGAAATTTATGCCTACTCGGATATTATTTCTATTGAAAAATATATTTCGGAAATAAACAAAGACTACGTCGCCAAGCGAAGAAAATTTAATACCAAGAAAAAAGGGTTGATCTTTGATTCACCGGAAGCACGGAAACTGTTACAAAACTACAATCCGGACATTACTGAAAATAAATTTATTGCCTTCCCTACCGCACCATCGCATACCATCATGCAAATTTATGACAACAAAGTCTCGTACATCACTCTGACCGAAAACCAAAAAATCGGAGTCATCATTGAAGACTCTCGCATTGCAGCACTCCACCGAAATCTTTTCGAGTACCAGTGGAAAATTATTCCTGATGAGAAAACCGTAGCGGCTTCTCGGGAGTAG
- the csx15 gene encoding CRISPR-associated protein Csx15 — protein sequence MIKINFSGHPVAGFDVAPLVGANLPFEAATLAETVRELILALPGRDELLKGAKAEIILPGLGSAVAVLLAEWHGQFGNWPSIRWAVRGEKGFTWPDEARVDLNSVRESARTAR from the coding sequence ATGATTAAAATTAACTTCTCCGGCCACCCGGTGGCCGGATTCGACGTTGCTCCTTTGGTGGGAGCCAACCTGCCTTTCGAGGCAGCTACCTTGGCCGAGACGGTTCGGGAACTCATTTTGGCCCTCCCTGGCCGGGATGAGCTCCTCAAAGGGGCCAAGGCGGAGATAATTCTCCCCGGCCTTGGCAGTGCCGTGGCCGTTTTGTTGGCCGAATGGCATGGCCAGTTCGGCAACTGGCCCTCGATCCGGTGGGCCGTCCGCGGGGAGAAGGGGTTCACTTGGCCCGACGAGGCCCGGGTGGACTTGAACTCCGTGCGGGAGTCCGCACGGACCGCTCGCTAG
- a CDS encoding nucleoside-diphosphate kinase — protein MERTLVLIKPLGLQNSLLEILRALKSIGTIVERQLVPVSSERIAAHYAEHSTKAWFGKIVGYYHGQTVMALVLEGPDVTARLRGIVGPSDPRKAAPGQIRALVLAKFQDKKDGWRAIELVTSGVDNFIHASDSPEAAEREIALWFPKK, from the coding sequence ATGGAAAGAACACTTGTATTGATAAAACCTTTGGGGCTCCAGAATTCACTTCTGGAAATCCTCCGGGCTTTGAAGTCGATTGGCACTATTGTTGAAAGGCAATTGGTTCCGGTTTCAAGTGAGCGGATAGCCGCCCATTACGCCGAACACTCCACAAAGGCGTGGTTCGGCAAGATCGTGGGTTACTACCACGGTCAGACAGTGATGGCGCTGGTCCTCGAGGGGCCCGACGTCACCGCACGCTTGCGTGGAATTGTCGGACCATCCGACCCGCGGAAGGCAGCACCCGGACAAATTCGGGCGCTCGTCCTGGCCAAGTTCCAGGATAAAAAAGACGGGTGGCGAGCGATAGAGCTCGTCACTTCTGGCGTGGACAATTTTATCCACGCCTCGGACTCTCCGGAGGCCGCCGAGCGAGAAATCGCTCTGTGGTTTCCAAAAAAATAA